A window of the Scleropages formosus chromosome 5, fSclFor1.1, whole genome shotgun sequence genome harbors these coding sequences:
- the fktn gene encoding ribitol-5-phosphate transferase FKTN, which yields MARLNKTVILALLVASSSVFLLFQLYYYRHYISKHGIYPSSNEHWQLETDAQLQVVKMFLGLMSRYNVPVFLIDTAALGNLSQVPPKEYRSGQRHCSFLCTRREFTTFAVFAKFWKHDTSLPRVAAEHGLELLEVRGNDPRLVGLDNLSGTTIPLHLLFSSKGHVVHLVIFYERSGNYLWHGPLRLKSSIDRKLIPFQKLDFGRHAGAFDRPELLLSSVDGLDVWIPKNTSRFLTEYSHARFVECRYRDARTFYQLYPEDTSPEATDFRMKARSLLSVASQTLTGLGIPFWLSSGTCLGWFRQCSLISYSKDVDLGIWIKDYKPDIIHAFEKTGLPLKHKFGKVEDSLELSFQGFDVKVDFFFFYEEGDIVWNGGTQAKSGKKFKYVFPRFSLCWTELMELKVRVPCETLDYVEANYGQNWNIPVKSWDWKSSPSNVQENGAWPVREWSEVIRVY from the exons TATATTACTACAGACACTATATATCGAAG catggcATATACCCCTCCAGTAATGAACACTGGCAACTGGAAACTGATGCACAGCTG CAGGTGGTGAAGATGTTCCTAGGACTGATGTCCAGGTATAACGTGCCGGTGTTCTTGATTGACACTGCTGCTCTGGGCAACCTTTCTCAAGTCCCTCCCAAGGAGTACCGCTCTGGGCAGCGGCACTGCAGCTTCCTCTGCACTCGCAGAGAGTTCACCACCTTTGCAGTGTTTGCAAAGTTCTGGAAACATGAT ACGAGCCTGCCTCGGGTTGCTGCAGAACATGGGCTGGAGCTGCTTGAGGTACGAGGCAATGACCCCCGTCTGGTGGGCCTAGACAACCTCTCTGGGACAACGATTCCCCTGCATTTACTGTTCTCCTCGAAGGGTCATGTTGTCCACCTTGTAATCTTCTATGAGCGCAGTGGGAATTACCTGTGGCATGGCCCCTTGCGACTCAAGAGCAGCATAGACAGGAAGCTTATTCCCTTCCAGAAGCTCGACTTTGGACGTCATGCTGGAGCTTTTGACCG ACCAGAGCTGTTACTGAGCTCAGTGGACGGACTGGATGTGTGGATCCCCAAGAACACCTCTCGTTTCCTTACCGAGTACAGCCATGCACGCTTCGTGGAGTGCCGATACAGGGATGCACGCACCTTCTATCAG CTGTACCCTGAGGACACCTCCCCAGAGGCCACGGACTTCAGAATGAAGGCCAGGAGTCTGCTTTCTGTGGCATCCCAAACTCTTACTGGCCTCGGGATACCCTTCTGGCTGAGCAGTGGGACCTGTTTAG GCTGGTTTCGCCAGTGCAGTTTAATTTCATACAGCAAGGATGTTGACCTGGGTATCTGGATCAAGGACTACAAGCCTGATATCATCCACGCTTTTGAGAAGACCGGTTTGCCTCTGAAGCATAAATTTGGAAAA GTGGAAGACAGCCTTGAGCTCTCTTTCCAAGGCTTTGATGTGAAGGTggacttcttcttcttctatgaAGAGGGTGACATTGTATGGAACGGAGGGACACAGGCCAAGAGTGGCAAGAAATTCAA GTATGTATTTCCAAGGTTCAGCCTGTGCTGGACAGAGCTGATGGAACTCAAGGTACGCGTTCCCTGTGAGACGCTGGACTATGTCGAGGCCAACTATGGTCAGAACTGGAACATTCCAGTGAAGTCCTGGGACTGGAAGAGCTCACCTTCCAATGTGCAGGAGAATGGGGCATGGCCAGTACGAGAGTGGAGCGAGGTCATCAGGGTGTACTGA